Proteins co-encoded in one Metabacillus sp. KUDC1714 genomic window:
- the sufC gene encoding Fe-S cluster assembly ATPase SufC, producing MAGSTLIIKDLHVEIDGKEILKGVNLEIKGGEFHAIMGPNGTGKSTLSSAIMGHPKYEVTSGSITLDGEDVLEMEVDERARAGLFLAMQYPSEISGVTNADFLRSSINARREEGEEISLMKFIRKMDANMEELEMDPDMAQRYLNEGFSGGEKKRNEILQLMMIEPKIAILDEIDSGLDIDALKVVAKGINKMRNEDFGCLMITHYQRLLNYITPDKVHVMMQGRVVKSGGPELAQRLEAEGYDWIKQELGIEDETVGQEA from the coding sequence ATGGCAGGTTCTACATTAATCATTAAGGATTTACACGTAGAAATTGATGGGAAAGAAATTCTAAAAGGTGTAAATCTCGAAATAAAAGGCGGAGAGTTCCATGCGATCATGGGGCCTAACGGAACAGGTAAATCAACATTATCATCTGCAATTATGGGTCACCCGAAATATGAAGTTACTAGTGGAAGCATTACTTTAGATGGTGAAGATGTATTAGAAATGGAAGTAGATGAGCGTGCACGTGCTGGTCTATTTTTAGCAATGCAATATCCAAGTGAAATTAGTGGTGTTACGAACGCAGACTTCTTACGTTCATCAATCAATGCACGCCGGGAAGAGGGCGAAGAAATTTCTTTAATGAAGTTTATCCGTAAAATGGATGCTAATATGGAAGAATTAGAAATGGATCCAGATATGGCACAACGTTACCTAAATGAAGGTTTCTCTGGTGGAGAGAAAAAACGTAATGAAATTCTTCAATTAATGATGATCGAGCCAAAAATTGCGATTCTTGATGAGATCGATTCTGGTCTTGATATCGATGCTTTAAAAGTTGTAGCAAAAGGTATTAATAAAATGCGTAACGAAGATTTTGGTTGCTTAATGATTACTCATTATCAACGTTTATTAAATTACATTACACCAGATAAAGTGCATGTAATGATGCAAGGCCGTGTTGTGAAATCAGGTGGACCTGAGTTAGCACAACGCTTAGAAGCAGAGGGTTATGACTGGATTAAACAAGAATTAGGTATTGAAGACGAAACTGTTGGGCAAGAAGCATAA
- the sufD gene encoding Fe-S cluster assembly protein SufD, with protein sequence METKTYNQDYVTSFSKQLGEPDWLTDLRLQALAKSEDLPMPRPDKTKIDKWNFTSFKEHIVTSEKLNSLNDLHEDVKALIDIESANNNLYVQLNNTAAYTTLSNEYKEKGVILADIHTAASEHSELVQKYFMKDGVKVDEHRLTALHAALLNGGVFVYVPKNVEVAEPIQAVFVNDNPNTTLFNHVIVVAEDNSSVTYVENYISTIKDVEGVFNIITEVFANTNARVTYGAVDTLAKGITTYVNRRGIAGRDARIEWALGLMNDGDTISENVTNLIGDGSFGDTKSVVVGRGEQKQNFTTKVVHFGKHSEGYILKHGVMKDSASSIFNGIGKIEHGASKSNAEQESRVLMLSEKARGDANPILLIDEDDVTAGHAASVGRVDPIQLYYLMSRGIPKVEAERLVIHGFLAPVVNVLPIEGVKKQLVEVIERKVK encoded by the coding sequence ATGGAAACGAAAACTTACAATCAGGACTATGTCACAAGCTTTTCAAAGCAGCTTGGTGAACCGGACTGGCTTACAGATCTTCGCTTACAAGCACTTGCAAAATCAGAGGATCTTCCAATGCCTAGACCGGATAAAACGAAAATAGACAAATGGAATTTCACTAGTTTTAAGGAACATATAGTTACTAGTGAAAAACTAAATTCTTTAAATGATTTACATGAAGATGTAAAAGCCTTAATTGATATTGAGTCAGCTAACAACAACTTATATGTTCAATTAAATAATACAGCTGCGTATACAACTCTTTCGAATGAGTATAAAGAGAAAGGTGTTATCCTAGCTGATATTCATACGGCTGCAAGTGAACATTCTGAATTAGTTCAAAAATACTTTATGAAAGATGGCGTAAAGGTTGACGAGCATCGCTTAACAGCTTTACATGCAGCGCTTTTAAATGGTGGGGTCTTCGTTTATGTTCCTAAGAATGTAGAAGTTGCTGAACCAATTCAAGCAGTGTTTGTGAATGATAATCCTAATACTACGCTATTTAACCATGTAATTGTGGTTGCAGAAGATAACAGTTCTGTTACGTATGTAGAGAATTACATTTCAACTATAAAAGATGTTGAAGGTGTCTTTAATATTATTACAGAGGTATTTGCTAATACAAATGCACGTGTAACCTACGGAGCAGTTGATACACTTGCAAAAGGTATAACAACATATGTAAACCGTCGTGGAATAGCTGGCCGTGACGCTCGAATTGAGTGGGCATTAGGGTTAATGAATGATGGAGATACAATTTCTGAAAATGTAACGAATCTAATCGGTGACGGTTCTTTCGGTGATACAAAATCAGTTGTTGTTGGTCGTGGAGAACAAAAGCAAAACTTTACAACAAAAGTTGTACACTTTGGTAAGCACTCTGAAGGTTATATCCTTAAACATGGTGTTATGAAGGACAGTGCTTCTTCTATTTTCAATGGTATTGGGAAAATTGAACATGGTGCTTCTAAATCAAATGCAGAGCAGGAATCTCGCGTACTTATGCTAAGTGAAAAAGCACGTGGTGATGCAAACCCAATTTTATTAATTGACGAGGACGATGTAACAGCAGGTCATGCAGCATCTGTTGGTCGTGTTGATCCAATTCAACTTTATTATTTAATGAGTCGTGGCATTCCTAAGGTAGAAGCTGAACGTCTAGTGATTCATGGCTTCTTAGCACCAGTAGTAAACGTACTTCCAATCGAAGGCGTGAAAAAGCAGTTAGTTGAGGTTATTGAAAGGAAAGTTAAGTAA
- the sufU gene encoding Fe-S cluster assembly sulfur transfer protein SufU, which yields MSNHINLDTLYRQVIMDHYKNPRNKGILDNSLTVDMNNPTCGDRIRLTLDLEDGVVKDAKFEGEGCSISMSSASMMTQAIKGKTLDKALKLSDIFSNMMLGKEYDDDIDLGDIEALQGVTKFPARIKCATLAWKAMEKGINSNNE from the coding sequence ATGTCTAATCATATTAATCTTGACACTTTATACCGTCAGGTCATTATGGATCATTACAAGAACCCTAGAAACAAAGGGATTCTTGATAACAGTCTAACTGTCGATATGAATAATCCTACTTGTGGGGATCGTATCCGCTTAACACTGGATCTTGAAGATGGTGTGGTAAAAGATGCTAAGTTTGAGGGGGAAGGCTGCTCCATCTCAATGTCATCTGCATCGATGATGACTCAAGCAATTAAAGGAAAAACACTTGATAAAGCTTTAAAGCTTTCTGATATATTTTCGAATATGATGCTAGGAAAAGAGTATGATGACGATATTGATTTAGGTGATATCGAAGCATTACAAGGTGTAACTAAATTTCCTGCACGTATTAAATGTGCCACATTAGCTTGGAAAGCAATGGAAAAGGGCATTAACAGCAACAATGAATAA
- a CDS encoding cysteine desulfurase gives MNITDIRQHFPILDQQVNGRDLVYLDSAATSQKPLAVIEALSTYYREYNSNVHRGVHTLGTKATDGYEGAREKVRRFIGAKSTQEIIFTRGATTALNMVAQSYGLTHVKEGDEIVITYMEHHANVIPWQQVAKVTGATLKYIPLQEDGTLDLKDVEETVTSNTKIVSVMQVSNVLGTINPIKEIAKIAHKHGAVMVVDGAQSSPHMKIDVQDLDCDFFAFSGHKMCGPTGIGALYGKKELLEKMEPVEFGGEMIDFVGLQESTWKELPWKFEAGTPIIAGAIGLGAAIDFLEQIGLDQIEAYEHKLAQYALDQLSQVDGLTIYGPKHRAGLVTFNIEDVHPHDVATVLDAEGIAVRAGHHCAQPLMKWLKVSATARASFYLYNTEEEIEKLVSGIIKTKEYFSNV, from the coding sequence ATGAATATCACTGATATTCGTCAGCACTTTCCGATTTTGGATCAGCAAGTAAATGGTCGGGACCTAGTTTATTTAGATAGTGCAGCTACTTCCCAAAAACCATTAGCTGTTATAGAAGCACTATCCACATATTATCGTGAATATAATTCTAACGTTCACCGTGGGGTGCATACACTAGGTACAAAAGCAACAGATGGATATGAAGGAGCCCGTGAAAAGGTTAGAAGATTTATTGGGGCAAAATCTACACAAGAGATTATCTTTACCCGAGGTGCGACAACCGCGTTAAATATGGTTGCTCAAAGCTATGGTTTAACGCATGTTAAAGAAGGTGACGAAATTGTCATCACATACATGGAGCATCATGCTAATGTTATTCCTTGGCAGCAAGTAGCAAAAGTTACTGGTGCGACGTTAAAATATATTCCTTTACAAGAAGATGGTACACTTGATTTAAAGGATGTTGAAGAAACAGTTACTTCTAATACGAAAATTGTTTCAGTCATGCAGGTATCAAATGTACTTGGTACAATCAACCCAATCAAAGAAATCGCTAAAATTGCTCATAAGCATGGCGCGGTTATGGTCGTTGATGGTGCTCAAAGTTCGCCACATATGAAGATCGATGTGCAAGATTTAGATTGTGATTTCTTTGCTTTTTCAGGTCATAAAATGTGTGGCCCAACAGGAATTGGGGCTTTATATGGCAAGAAAGAGCTTCTTGAAAAAATGGAACCAGTTGAATTTGGTGGAGAAATGATTGATTTTGTCGGTTTACAGGAATCAACATGGAAAGAGCTTCCTTGGAAATTTGAAGCTGGAACCCCAATCATCGCTGGAGCAATTGGTCTCGGTGCGGCAATTGACTTTCTTGAACAAATTGGCTTAGATCAGATCGAAGCATATGAACATAAATTAGCTCAATATGCGTTAGACCAACTAAGCCAAGTAGATGGTTTAACAATTTATGGACCAAAGCATCGTGCTGGATTAGTTACTTTTAATATAGAGGATGTTCATCCACATGATGTTGCAACAGTTTTAGATGCTGAGGGAATTGCTGTACGTGCAGGCCACCATTGTGCACAGCCTCTTATGAAGTGGTTAAAAGTTTCTGCAACAGCAAGGGCTAGTTTTTACCTGTATAACACAGAAGAGGAAATTGAAAAATTAGTTTCTGGTATCATTAAAACAAAGGAGTACTTCAGTAATGTCTAA